In Candidatus Eisenbacteria bacterium, the genomic window AGCTTCAGCGTGGCCGTAGGCTCGGTCTCGCGCTCCCCTTCGCCACCCCATGTCACGGCGAGCGAAATCTTTCCCCGGCTGAGCCTTTCCACGAGGAGCTTTCTCGCCTCCGCCTCGAACGCCGAGAGGGTCCGAGGCAAGCGGACCGAAAGCTCGCAAAATCTGTGATTTACGGATCGGACCTCGGCCGTGAGGCGCAGGCCGTTCATCACAACCTCGCCCCGACCGTAACCCGTCATGCTCCTTACCATATGTCGGGTTGGATCGCTCCTCGGGGGTAGAGCCCCAATGTAGCGCGCGGGGCCCCGGGAGTCAACTCGACCGCTCGCCTCATCCCCGGCTCCACACGGTGCCCTCCCCCGGCCCGAGGTGCGCGCCTAGTTACCCATTGACCGCCCGGACGCCGTATCCCTAACGTCTCCGGCCATGGCGCGCAGCTTCCGAGCCCCGCAACTCAAAATTCCCCAAGCACCTCGCGCCGCTCCAGAAAACCGCGGGGGGCACGCCGCGCGCGGCTTCGACTTGGTCCGTACCCGGTACTGGCCCCTCCTCGCGGCCCTCGTCCTCCTGGCCGCCCTCCTGCCTTACTGGCGGTCGCTCGGCTACGACTTCGTCTGGGACGACAAGGTCATGATCGGACCCCAGCTGGACCTACGGCACCCCGGCGATCTGGGCCGGCTCTGGCGCACTCCCTTCGATACCCTCCTCCGGGACCCGGCGCTGGATCGGACGTACTTTCGCCCGGTCGTGCTCCTGAGCTTGGCGGCGGATCGCGCGGTCTATGGCGGAAACCCGGCCGGGTTCCATCTCACGAATTTGATCTGGTACGCGCTCGCGTGCCTCTTTCTCTGGCTCTTCGCGTGGGAGATGTCGGGGAGGCCGATCCCGGCGGCTGTGGGCGCGTGCCTCTTCGCGCTGCATCCGGCCCACCCCGAGAGCGTCTGCTTCATCGCCGGGCGAACCGACGTGATTTGCGGCGCCTTTCTCTTCGCCTCGCTGTGGGCGGCCGCCCGCTGGGGGCCGCGCATCCGGAACGAGCTGGGGAAGCTCCTTCCCGCCTCTCTGCTCCTTCTGGCCGCGCTCTGGTCCAAGGAGGTCGCGTTCTTCGCTTCTCCGCTCCCCCTCCTCGCCCTGTGGACACGCGATCGCAGGATCGGCTCCGGCGGGCTCGCGCGGGCGGCGGTTCCGCTCTTGCTTTCGATCGGCGTCGCCTGGGTCAGCCGGGTGGCGGTCCTGGGCCCGCACATGCTGCCAACCGTTTCGCCCGTCGAGGGGACGGGGCCGGCCCTTCTGACGAGCGTCTCGGTGGTCGCGCGCTACCTCCCGCTCCTCCTCTTCCCGGTCTCCCTTTCGGCGCGCCATGAGGTGCCCGTGCTGACGGGCCCCGATTGGGTTTTCGCGGCGGGGCTTCTGATCTTGCTCGCGATAGCGGTCGGATTCCTTCTTCTGGTGAGGCGCCGGTCCCGCTGGGCGGTTCCTCTCTTCTTGTTCGCGAGCACGCTCGTTCCGCTCTGCTACGTCCGGATCATCGCGGGCGCGCTCCTCGCCGAGAGATTTCTCTTCCTTCCGAGCGGCGCGTTGGCGCTTGGGATCTCGATGCTCCCGGGAACTTCCGGCCCCTATCTCGCCGGGATCGCCGCGCCGTTTTTCTTGGCGCTCCTTCTCCCGCGGGTCGCGATTTGGAAGAACGACGCCACGCTCTATTCCTCCATGCTCCGCGATTCCCCGAACTCTCCCTACGTTCACGCCGTGCTCGGCGGCTACTATTACCAAAAGCGCGATCTCGCGCGCGCGATCGAGCACCACAAGCGCGCGTTCGAGCTGAAGCCGGAGTTCACCGAGTCGCTCCTCAACCTGAGCGCGGCGGAGGAGGAATCGGGCCAGGTCGATTCCGCGTTCGCGCATGCGCGCCTGCTCCTGCGCCTCCGGCCCGGCTACGCGGCCGCGTGGTACGCGCTCGGAAACCTCCATGTCCGCGCGGACCGCCCCGATTCCGCCGTGTCCGCGTATCGGGAATCGCTGCGGCTCAACCCTGATTTCGCGCAGGCGGAAAACAACCTCGGCGTCGTGCTGGAGCGGCTGGGCCGGACCGAGGAAGCGATCGCGCATTACCGGCGCGCGGGTGAGATCCTCCCAGGATATGCGGACGCCGCCAATAATCTCGCCCGCTTGACCGGTGGAAGGCCGCGGTGAGCGGGGTCGCGGACATCCCGTCCCTCCTCGGCCGGGAGGTCCGAGGCGTCGTCGCGCACTCGAGCCGCTCGCTCACGATCTCCTTCGGAGGCGCTCCTCGCGCGCATCTTTGGATCCATCTGGAGCGGAAAGACGCGTGGTACGCGCTCGCGCCCGATCTGCCGATCGAGCCCGATCCGCGCGGGTCGCGGTTTCAGGCGATCGAGATCCCGCTCCGCGACGCCCAGGTCGTCCTGGCACGGGCGCGCGCCGGCGGCCTGGAACTCCTCTTCGACGCGCGGGGCGGCGAGGAGCGCCGCCTTCGGCTCACCCTCGACGCGGAGGGGCCGCGCGCGAACCTGAGCCTGGTCACGGAGCCCGCGGGCCCGGTGCTCTGGGCGCTGCACCGGGAGGAACGAGGGAGGGCGACAGCCCGGCCCCACGAGCCCGCCGCGTCCGGGATGCCACAGGGTTACCGGCCGCCCGCGGTCCACGACGCCACGTCGGAAGAGGCGCGCGAGGCGCTCCGCGAGAGGATCGCGGGGACATTTCGCGCGGAGCTCGAAAGCGAGATCGAGCGGATTCTCAGGTCGGCCGAGCGGACGCTCACGCGCCGCGCCAAGGCGGCGGAAACCGACAGGGAGAAGGCGCGGGAGATGCAAGACGATCGCCGGCGCGCGGAGATACTCCTCGCAAACTTCGGGAAGATTCGAAGGGGGGCGAGCCGCGTCGGACTCCCCGATCCATTCGCGGACTCGCATCGAGCAAGGGTCGAAATAGACCTCGACCCTTCACTCTCCCCCGACGAGAACGCGGCGCGCCTTTTTCAAAGAGCCAAGAAGGGCGAACGGGGCGAGCGGCTCGCGGATGAGCGGCTCGCCGAGACCCGGAAGAGCCTTTCACACCTGCACGAGCTGCGCCGAGAAGCCCTCCAGATCGCGCCTCGAGAGGCCCTCGCGAAAATCCGAGGCTTCCTTGCCGGCGCGAAAATCAATCTGGGTGCACGGGGCGACGTACGAGAGACCCATCTGGGTCGACAGGCCGTCGCTGCGCCCCGTGCGGGACGTCCCGGGCGCGGAGCTCCAGGGGCGCACAAGTCGCTCCGGCCAAGGACGTACGTTACGAGCGATGGATGGGAGGTGTGGGTCGGTCGCAACAACGCCGACAACGACCTCATCACCCATCGATTGTCCAACCCCCACGATCTCTGGTTTCACGTCGTGGGAGTCCCCGGTTCCCACGTGATCCTTCGCCGACCCACTCGAAACTCCAAACCCAAGCCGACGACGCTGGTGGAGGCGGCTCAGACCGCCGCATTCTTCAGCAAGGCGCGAAAGCAGACGCGGGTTCCGGTGATCTATACCGAGCGAAAATTCGTTTCCAAGCCTCGGCGCGCGAAGCCGGGGCAAGCCATCTGCACGCGGGAGCGAGAGATCTTCGTGCGGCCCAAAAGACCCGGGACGCAGCCGGCAGGCTAGGAAATCGATCGCGAGGTGTCGGGCTAAGTTGCTGGATGGATCGAGTCGGGGGGGACCCTGAAGCTAGAGACCTGTATTTTCGGTGGGTCGCGGACGAATGAGGCACCCAGAGAGAGTCAGTCTAGGAGCCTTTATGTCCACTGGGACCTGAAGTAGATGGTTCGCCCTGGCCTTGGCATCCCCTGAGAGCTCCCCATCGTCCGCGGCCCCACACTGCCGCGCGAGACATCTCAAAGCCAATCCATCAGCGCTGGCTGCCCCACGTAAAAAGCATGGCACGTGCCGGGTGGCTCGAAAGAGCCTTGGGTAAAACGATGCGGAGCTATCTTATTTCTGTAGAGGCCATTGCGGGGCAGGACGGGCGGACCCCCTGGGCGGGTTTTGGAAGCCCGGCGCGCCATGTGGGACGTGAATGTCTCATGCCGACAGCGCCCCGAGACGCTAAGGACTTATGCCGCTGCACGCTTCGCCGATGTCACACCCCGACCCTGGCCGCGACGAGGATGTCACTCCTGTTAAACGGGTTGCGGGGGGAAGGAGCGGCTAGTAGATCTGCTTGAGGAGCCGGATCAGATGCCGGCGGGTGATGCCCAGCTCGAGCGCGGCCCGGCTTCGGTTGCCGCCGTTTCTCGAGAGCGCCGCCAGCACTTCCTCGCGCTTGAGCATGTCCACCTTGCCGCGCAATCCGCGTGACGGGTAGGCTTCGGGCGCCGCTCCCGAGCCAGGGTGGAGAATGGGCATCAGCGCCGCGCGATCGAGGAGCTCCTGGCGGCCCGCGCAGAGGTAGATCGACTCGATCTTGTGCTTCAACTCCCGAACGTTCCCGAGCCAGGGAAGGGACACGAGATAGTCCATCGCGTCTTCCGAGAAGAGAACCTGGCGCCCCTCACGGGCCGAAAGCTCGTCGAGGTAATTCCGGATCAGGAGCGGGATATCCTCGCGGCGCTCGCGTAGCGGGGGAAGCGACAGCACAACCTGCCCTAGGCGATAAAAGAGGTCCGCGCGGAACCAGCCTGCTTTCACCGCGGCATCGAGATCTTTGTTCGTCGCCGAGATGATCCGCACATTGAGCTGCCGCGATCGAACCTCGCCCAACCGGCGGTAGGTGCCGTCATCGAGAACTTGCAGGAGCTTCACCTGCGTGCGCTCGGAGAGCTCACCGATCTCGTTCAGGAAGATCGTGCCGCCGTCCGCGTCCTCGAAGATCCCCCGCTTCGTGATCGCCGCGCCGGTGAAGGCGCCCCGCACGTAGCCGAAGAGCTCGCTCTCGACGAGATCCCCGGGAAGGCTCGTGCAGTTCACCTCGACAAACGGCCGGCCCCGCTCGATTTCAAACGTTCGGAACATATACGCGAGGAGGTTTTTCCCGACTCCGGTCTCGCCTTGGATCAGGACCCGCGCCGGGGTGGAGAGAAGCTCGGAGGCCTTGCGCACCACCTCGAGGGCCCGCGCGTGCTGCGTGACGAAGCCGTGCGCGCGGGCGATGTCCTGGGCCTGCGAGGACGTGCGATGGTTGGGCCGCTCGGATCGGGGCGCGATGAGCCAGGATGGCGCATTCAGATCGCGCAGGACCCCTTCACATTCCCGGACCGCGTCGTCGAGCCCCAACTGCTCAAAAAGCGACATCGATTTGAACGCGTAATTTTGGGCTTCGCGGGAGCGCTCCGCATCCGAGGCGCCCTTTCCCCTCTGCGCCTGCTCGCGATAGGCCCGCGCGAGCTCGAACCGCTCGTGGATCGACTCGAGGACTCGGATCGACTGCCGCCCTTGCGTGTGGGCCTCCACCTGCCGGCCTTCCAGCGTGTGGATGGCGGCAAGGACGCGCCGGGTCGCTCCTTCCTCGAGTTGGTCCTTGAGCCGCATGGCGCGCTCGAGCGCGTCCTCCGCCGCCTTCATGCCCTGGACCACGTCTCCGCGCTCGGTGAACACCTCGGCCCGCCGGCGCTGAAGCTCGTGGATCATGTCCCCTTCGGGCGCGATCTGGCGGGCCATCTCGAACGCCTGGTCGTAGAAGCCCAGCGCCTCGTCTGGATGCCCCATTTCGTGGTGCAGATCGCCGCGGCCCATCAGGCAGAGCACCTGCTCTCGCGAGATGCCAAGACGCGCGGTGATCTGGCATGCGGCGTTCAGGTGCGCCTCCGCGGAAGCGAAGTCGTGCCGGCACGCGGCGATGGTCGCGAGCCCGATCCTCATGCGCGCGATCCCCGCTTCCCTTCCAATCTGCACGTAGTTCGTGAGCGCGCGCTCGAAGTGCTCGCGGGCTTCGTCCCAGGATCCGGCTTTCAGATGCACGATGCCGAGGTTGGCGCAGGTGACGGCGATGTAGGCGAAGTTGCCGAGGCGGGTGGCGATTTCCATCGAGCGGAGCATGTGCCACGTGGCCTGCCGCCAATCGGAGAGGTGGCGGTACAAGACGCCGAGGTTGTTGTGGGTCCGGATGACGCCGTCGTCGTCGTTTAGATCCCAGCGGAAAAGATGGAGCGAGGCTTCGTAGAATTCCTTGGCTTTGTCCAGGTCGCCGAGCCGGAAGTAGATCCGGCCGAAACAGTTGTAGGCATGGGCGAGCGGCCCGGTGAGCCTCGATTCGCGGAAGTAGGTGTGGGCGCGCTCGCAGGTGCGGAGCGCCTCCTCGTATTGGCTCAGCTCGATCAAGGCTCGCGCGCTCTGAAGCTGCAGACGCGCGATCAGCTCGGGATGGAGCTCGGCGGCGATGCGCCCGCGCGCGCGGGCCAAATACCGGAGCGCCTCGGACGCGTCCCCTTTGTCGATCAAGGCCTGCGCCGCCTTCAGCTCGAGCGCCGTGATGCGCGACTCTTCGAGCCCCAAGCGCTCGGCCGCCTGGATGCACTCGTTGAGATTCTGAAGGGCCGGAAGGTAGCTGTCGGCGCGCAGGAAGATCTCGGCGAGATCTTCCAGGGACTGCAGATGTCGCTCGGGATCTTGCGTGAGGCGCGCGGTCGATACCGCCGTCTCACGCTCCCGAATCAGGTCGGCCGTGGTCTTGTTCACGTCTCTTTTCCCGAAGCTCACCGGACTAGAATCGATGCCGCAATCAGAATCTCACCGTCGCCCAGTACACCCTCCAAAGAACGCCGAACAGAGTGCGACTCGACACCGTGGTTCTCGCAGCGCCCACCTTCGAGGTCGGGGTGAATCTCCCCGTGGTGCTCTCAGTGGTGCTCTCATTAGTGCTCTTCAATGAGGCGCATCTCTTCGGAGGCGGATTCGAGGGCGGGTTCAGCGTTTCGTCCGGCGAACCGGCCCACACGACGGTCGGGCCGATCGCGCTGGCGTGAGGCTGGAAGGTGATACTTACCGGAAGAGCCAGGAACACCACGATCGCGAGGGGAAGCAGAACTTTCGCTTGGTCGGTCTTGACACCGGAGAGGAGGCTCATAATCGCCGCACCTTCCCATGGAGACCAGGAGGCTTGCCCCCACCTGGCAATCGCGGTGGAGAGTGGAGGGAGGGAGGGGTTTCCGCCCCACCTTACGCTCCGTAGGATAGCAGAGAGGGTGTCAAAAAGCAATCTGAGGATGCGCCGGAAAGGCCACGCCGCACGCCTTTACGACTGAGGAGGGCTGAGGCGGGGTCCGGGCACGCGT contains:
- a CDS encoding DUF814 domain-containing protein translates to MSGVADIPSLLGREVRGVVAHSSRSLTISFGGAPRAHLWIHLERKDAWYALAPDLPIEPDPRGSRFQAIEIPLRDAQVVLARARAGGLELLFDARGGEERRLRLTLDAEGPRANLSLVTEPAGPVLWALHREERGRATARPHEPAASGMPQGYRPPAVHDATSEEAREALRERIAGTFRAELESEIERILRSAERTLTRRAKAAETDREKAREMQDDRRRAEILLANFGKIRRGASRVGLPDPFADSHRARVEIDLDPSLSPDENAARLFQRAKKGERGERLADERLAETRKSLSHLHELRREALQIAPREALAKIRGFLAGAKINLGARGDVRETHLGRQAVAAPRAGRPGRGAPGAHKSLRPRTYVTSDGWEVWVGRNNADNDLITHRLSNPHDLWFHVVGVPGSHVILRRPTRNSKPKPTTLVEAAQTAAFFSKARKQTRVPVIYTERKFVSKPRRAKPGQAICTREREIFVRPKRPGTQPAG
- a CDS encoding tetratricopeptide repeat protein; this encodes MNKTTADLIRERETAVSTARLTQDPERHLQSLEDLAEIFLRADSYLPALQNLNECIQAAERLGLEESRITALELKAAQALIDKGDASEALRYLARARGRIAAELHPELIARLQLQSARALIELSQYEEALRTCERAHTYFRESRLTGPLAHAYNCFGRIYFRLGDLDKAKEFYEASLHLFRWDLNDDDGVIRTHNNLGVLYRHLSDWRQATWHMLRSMEIATRLGNFAYIAVTCANLGIVHLKAGSWDEAREHFERALTNYVQIGREAGIARMRIGLATIAACRHDFASAEAHLNAACQITARLGISREQVLCLMGRGDLHHEMGHPDEALGFYDQAFEMARQIAPEGDMIHELQRRRAEVFTERGDVVQGMKAAEDALERAMRLKDQLEEGATRRVLAAIHTLEGRQVEAHTQGRQSIRVLESIHERFELARAYREQAQRGKGASDAERSREAQNYAFKSMSLFEQLGLDDAVRECEGVLRDLNAPSWLIAPRSERPNHRTSSQAQDIARAHGFVTQHARALEVVRKASELLSTPARVLIQGETGVGKNLLAYMFRTFEIERGRPFVEVNCTSLPGDLVESELFGYVRGAFTGAAITKRGIFEDADGGTIFLNEIGELSERTQVKLLQVLDDGTYRRLGEVRSRQLNVRIISATNKDLDAAVKAGWFRADLFYRLGQVVLSLPPLRERREDIPLLIRNYLDELSAREGRQVLFSEDAMDYLVSLPWLGNVRELKHKIESIYLCAGRQELLDRAALMPILHPGSGAAPEAYPSRGLRGKVDMLKREEVLAALSRNGGNRSRAALELGITRRHLIRLLKQIY
- a CDS encoding tetratricopeptide repeat protein produces the protein MARSFRAPQLKIPQAPRAAPENRGGHAARGFDLVRTRYWPLLAALVLLAALLPYWRSLGYDFVWDDKVMIGPQLDLRHPGDLGRLWRTPFDTLLRDPALDRTYFRPVVLLSLAADRAVYGGNPAGFHLTNLIWYALACLFLWLFAWEMSGRPIPAAVGACLFALHPAHPESVCFIAGRTDVICGAFLFASLWAAARWGPRIRNELGKLLPASLLLLAALWSKEVAFFASPLPLLALWTRDRRIGSGGLARAAVPLLLSIGVAWVSRVAVLGPHMLPTVSPVEGTGPALLTSVSVVARYLPLLLFPVSLSARHEVPVLTGPDWVFAAGLLILLAIAVGFLLLVRRRSRWAVPLFLFASTLVPLCYVRIIAGALLAERFLFLPSGALALGISMLPGTSGPYLAGIAAPFFLALLLPRVAIWKNDATLYSSMLRDSPNSPYVHAVLGGYYYQKRDLARAIEHHKRAFELKPEFTESLLNLSAAEEESGQVDSAFAHARLLLRLRPGYAAAWYALGNLHVRADRPDSAVSAYRESLRLNPDFAQAENNLGVVLERLGRTEEAIAHYRRAGEILPGYADAANNLARLTGGRPR